The Nothobranchius furzeri strain GRZ-AD chromosome 6, NfurGRZ-RIMD1, whole genome shotgun sequence genome includes a region encoding these proteins:
- the slc31a2 gene encoding protein SLC31A2 isoform X2, whose protein sequence is MVLSVFIVLLLTVLFELLKAWRLWLGSGVPLHQPADAVASSLSESSSGLETSPSESSLTPIESRPRTTNKWTLHVLQTVLHMLQVTLGYMLMLCVMSYNSWIFIGVVVGAALGYFISFPLVERMSCYGSLKE, encoded by the exons ATGGTGCTGTCGGTGTTCATCGTGCTGCTGCTGACCGTCCTCTTTGAACTGCTTAAAGCCTGGAGGCTGTGGCTGGGGAGCGGCGTTCCGCTCCATCAGCCTGCCGACGCCGTCGCCTCCAGTCTCAGTGAGAGCTCCTCCGGGTTAGAAACCAGCCCCTCTGAGAGCTCACTGACCCCCATCGAGTCCCGGCCTCGGACCACAAACAA ATGGACGCTGCATGTCCTCCAGACGGTCCTCCACATGCTGCAGGTGACCCTGGGCTACATGCTGATGCTCTGCGTCATGTCCTACAACTCTTGGATCTTCATCGGGGTCGTCGTGGGCGCTGCCCTCGGCTATTTTATCTCATTTCCTCTCGTAGAACGTATGTCCTGCTACGGCTCGCTCAAAGAGTGA
- the slc31a2 gene encoding protein SLC31A2 isoform X1 produces the protein MQMTFGWSSSVTLLFDFWNVHSPAGMVLSVFIVLLLTVLFELLKAWRLWLGSGVPLHQPADAVASSLSESSSGLETSPSESSLTPIESRPRTTNKWTLHVLQTVLHMLQVTLGYMLMLCVMSYNSWIFIGVVVGAALGYFISFPLVERMSCYGSLKE, from the exons ATGCAG ATGACCTTCGGGTGGTCCAGCAGCGTGACACTGCTGTTTGATTTCTGGAATGTTCACAGCCCTGCAG GCATGGTGCTGTCGGTGTTCATCGTGCTGCTGCTGACCGTCCTCTTTGAACTGCTTAAAGCCTGGAGGCTGTGGCTGGGGAGCGGCGTTCCGCTCCATCAGCCTGCCGACGCCGTCGCCTCCAGTCTCAGTGAGAGCTCCTCCGGGTTAGAAACCAGCCCCTCTGAGAGCTCACTGACCCCCATCGAGTCCCGGCCTCGGACCACAAACAA ATGGACGCTGCATGTCCTCCAGACGGTCCTCCACATGCTGCAGGTGACCCTGGGCTACATGCTGATGCTCTGCGTCATGTCCTACAACTCTTGGATCTTCATCGGGGTCGTCGTGGGCGCTGCCCTCGGCTATTTTATCTCATTTCCTCTCGTAGAACGTATGTCCTGCTACGGCTCGCTCAAAGAGTGA